The proteins below are encoded in one region of Solidesulfovibrio sp.:
- a CDS encoding methyltransferase domain-containing protein — protein MTASLATGFAGLDREDDQAPFVACLRLLGRLPGMAAIKAETLARLGLAPGMRVLEVGCGLGVEAAAMAGRVRPGGLVVALDASLGMLSRLEPSSVPGAVRVPLAGDATRLPLADASCDACRVERTLQHVADPGAALAEMARVTRPGGRVLALEPDWGTFVFDSGMRETARAVGEAWCDSFRSGWVGRRLPRLMAEAGLTVAAVSPRSLVTRDLAEAEAVYNLLATVQRAVAAGRLDASAGAALAREQRRLDAAGRFFASLTFFLVEGVKA, from the coding sequence ATGACCGCCTCTCTGGCCACGGGGTTCGCCGGCCTCGACCGCGAGGACGACCAGGCTCCCTTTGTCGCCTGCCTGCGCCTGCTCGGCCGGCTGCCGGGCATGGCCGCCATCAAGGCCGAGACGCTGGCCCGCCTGGGCCTGGCCCCGGGGATGCGCGTCCTGGAAGTGGGCTGCGGCCTGGGCGTGGAAGCGGCGGCCATGGCCGGGCGTGTCCGTCCGGGCGGCCTGGTCGTGGCCCTGGACGCGAGCCTGGGCATGCTGTCGCGCCTGGAACCGTCGAGCGTGCCCGGCGCGGTGCGCGTCCCCCTGGCCGGCGACGCCACCCGGCTGCCGCTGGCCGACGCGAGCTGCGACGCCTGCCGGGTGGAGCGCACCCTCCAGCATGTGGCCGACCCGGGCGCGGCCCTGGCCGAGATGGCCCGGGTCACCCGTCCCGGCGGCCGGGTCCTGGCTTTGGAGCCCGACTGGGGCACCTTCGTGTTCGATTCCGGGATGCGGGAGACGGCCCGGGCCGTGGGCGAGGCCTGGTGCGACAGTTTCCGCTCGGGCTGGGTCGGCCGCCGGCTGCCCCGGCTCATGGCCGAGGCCGGGCTGACGGTTGCGGCCGTTTCGCCCCGAAGCCTCGTTACGCGGGACCTGGCCGAAGCCGAGGCCGTCTACAACCTGTTGGCCACCGTGCAGCGGGCCGTGGCGGCCGGGCGCCTGGATGCCTCGGCCGGCGCGGCGTTGGCGCGCGAGCAGCGCCGCCTGGACGCCGCCGGCCGCTTTTTCGCCAGCCTGACCTTTTTTCTGGTCGAGGGCGTCAAGGCCTAG
- a CDS encoding PilZ domain-containing protein, giving the protein MALIEFKRCPHCGKATWQEFVPQAPPADSYWRCRDCGERRDAERISVGSGALLHRGRVQTEEICADVLIVDISRRGARLRSDADLPVRVYLGQRLLFNPQLQPFGELAHYQASIVRWQNGDEFGICFERALALSSLDITRIVKN; this is encoded by the coding sequence ATGGCGCTGATCGAATTCAAACGTTGTCCCCACTGCGGCAAGGCGACTTGGCAGGAATTCGTCCCCCAGGCCCCGCCGGCCGATTCCTATTGGCGTTGCCGCGACTGCGGCGAAAGACGCGACGCCGAACGCATCAGCGTCGGCAGCGGGGCGCTGTTGCATCGCGGCCGCGTCCAGACCGAAGAGATCTGCGCCGACGTGCTCATCGTGGACATCAGCCGACGCGGCGCCCGGCTGCGCAGTGACGCCGACCTACCCGTGCGCGTGTACCTGGGCCAGCGCCTGCTGTTCAATCCCCAGCTCCAGCCCTTCGGCGAACTGGCCCACTACCAGGCCAGCATCGTGCGCTGGCAAAACGGCGACGAATTCGGCATCTGCTTCGAACGCGCCCTGGCCCTGTCGAGCCTGGATATCACGCGCATCGTCAAGAACTGA
- a CDS encoding ImmA/IrrE family metallo-endopeptidase yields MAGLLARLFELAEKRPDLKVTEVDDIDSWGFLLFRDGRYHIYINRAVRDFRKTMALADELGHYALRRRIARREGTPPAAATMVERIREDKACDAWAARFTRRLLYLIRRGLHGATSRRPRQGRYDPSWRLPQKS; encoded by the coding sequence ATGGCGGGACTGCTGGCCAGGCTTTTCGAATTGGCCGAAAAGCGACCCGACCTCAAGGTCACCGAGGTCGACGACATCGATAGCTGGGGTTTTTTGCTGTTTCGTGACGGCCGCTACCACATTTACATCAACCGCGCCGTGCGCGATTTCCGAAAGACCATGGCCCTGGCCGACGAATTGGGCCATTACGCCCTGCGACGGCGCATCGCCCGGCGCGAGGGCACGCCGCCGGCCGCCGCCACCATGGTGGAGCGCATCCGGGAGGACAAGGCCTGCGACGCCTGGGCGGCCAGATTCACCCGCCGGCTCCTCTACCTGATCCGCCGGGGCCTGCACGGCGCCACCTCGCGCCGGCCCAGGCAGGGGCGCTACGATCCGTCCTGGCGATTGCCGCAGAAAAGCTGA
- a CDS encoding RlmE family RNA methyltransferase — protein MKTYRDHYFKKAKQDNYPARSVYKLEEIDKPARLLFAGAAVLDLGACPGSWTLYAAGRVGPAGRVLGIDLHPAGTAFPGNVTYLTGDMLDPGPEIAEAFARLGPFDVVLSDMAPKTTGVKFTDQARSLELCQAALSVAVERLKPGGAFVVKIFQGPDAPAFQKGLRDWFDKVRVAKPKSSRAESKEIFYVATGFRPPAAELPEPDPPPLPHGAATA, from the coding sequence ATGAAAACGTACCGCGACCATTACTTCAAGAAGGCCAAACAGGACAACTATCCGGCCCGGTCGGTCTACAAGCTCGAGGAGATCGACAAGCCCGCGCGCCTGCTTTTTGCCGGCGCGGCCGTGCTCGATCTCGGGGCCTGCCCCGGCTCGTGGACGCTGTATGCCGCCGGCCGCGTCGGCCCCGCCGGCCGGGTGCTCGGCATCGACCTCCATCCGGCCGGCACGGCCTTTCCCGGCAATGTCACCTACCTGACCGGCGACATGCTCGACCCGGGGCCGGAGATCGCCGAGGCCTTCGCCCGCCTGGGGCCTTTCGACGTGGTGCTGTCCGACATGGCCCCCAAGACCACGGGCGTGAAATTCACGGACCAGGCCCGGTCGCTGGAATTGTGCCAGGCCGCCCTGTCCGTGGCCGTGGAACGGCTCAAGCCCGGCGGCGCCTTCGTGGTGAAGATTTTCCAGGGCCCCGACGCCCCGGCCTTTCAGAAGGGGCTGCGGGACTGGTTCGACAAGGTCAGGGTGGCCAAACCCAAAAGCTCCCGGGCCGAGAGCAAGGAAATTTTCTATGTGGCCACGGGTTTTCGGCCTCCGGCCGCCGAACTGCCCGAGCCCGATCCGCCGCCCTTGCCCCATGGCGCCGCAACGGCGTAA
- a CDS encoding YebC/PmpR family DNA-binding transcriptional regulator produces MAGHSKWHNIQARKSVQDAKKSKFFTKVTKELMLAARAGGADTALNTRLKSAIAAAKAVNLPKDKIEQAIKKGTGELAGENFDEVLYEGYGPGGVAILVEAATDNRNRTVAEVRHILAKGGGAMGEAGCVGWMFSKKGVFSFPKASFTEDSLMEVGLEHGAEEIADEGDVWEVHCAPEDFDALTAAFEAAGMVSEDAEVAMMPANTVSLDVENGQKLLKLIDMLEDNDDVQKVHTNGDLPDELLG; encoded by the coding sequence ATGGCCGGACATAGCAAATGGCACAACATCCAGGCCCGCAAGTCGGTGCAGGACGCCAAGAAGAGCAAGTTTTTCACCAAGGTCACGAAGGAGCTCATGCTCGCCGCCCGGGCCGGCGGGGCCGACACGGCCCTCAATACGCGGCTCAAATCCGCCATCGCCGCGGCCAAGGCCGTCAACCTGCCCAAGGACAAGATCGAGCAGGCCATCAAGAAGGGCACCGGCGAGCTTGCCGGCGAGAACTTCGACGAGGTCCTCTACGAAGGCTACGGCCCGGGCGGCGTGGCCATCCTCGTCGAGGCGGCCACGGACAACAGGAACCGCACCGTGGCCGAGGTGCGCCACATCCTGGCCAAGGGCGGCGGCGCCATGGGCGAGGCCGGCTGCGTGGGCTGGATGTTCTCCAAAAAGGGCGTGTTCTCCTTTCCCAAGGCGTCCTTCACCGAGGATAGCCTCATGGAGGTCGGCCTGGAGCACGGGGCCGAGGAGATCGCCGACGAGGGCGACGTCTGGGAGGTCCACTGCGCCCCCGAGGACTTCGATGCCTTGACCGCCGCCTTCGAGGCCGCCGGCATGGTGTCCGAGGACGCCGAGGTGGCCATGATGCCGGCCAACACCGTGTCCCTGGACGTCGAGAACGGCCAGAAGCTGCTTAAGCTCATCGACATGCTCGAAGACAACGACGACGTGCAGAAAGTCCACACCAACGGCGACCTGCCCGACGAATTACTGGGATAA
- the ruvC gene encoding crossover junction endodeoxyribonuclease RuvC, with protein MQGSAQQIVLGLDPGSRVTGYGFVRERSGVLELVAAGVVRTAAEADFCRRLGVIYSAVAELIATHGPVEAAVENVFVSKNPGTALKLGQARGAALAACAVAGLPVFSYEPTVIKKSLVGVGRAEKSQVAFMVARVLACRETFAADATDALAAAVCHLNQRRLTRLCGAR; from the coding sequence ATGCAAGGCAGCGCGCAACAGATCGTGCTCGGGCTCGACCCGGGCTCCAGGGTCACGGGTTACGGCTTCGTGCGCGAACGTTCGGGCGTGCTGGAGCTGGTGGCCGCCGGCGTGGTGCGCACGGCGGCCGAGGCGGATTTCTGCCGCCGCCTGGGCGTCATTTATAGCGCCGTGGCCGAGCTGATCGCCACCCATGGGCCCGTCGAGGCGGCCGTGGAGAACGTGTTCGTGTCCAAGAACCCGGGCACGGCCCTCAAGTTGGGCCAGGCCCGGGGCGCGGCCCTGGCGGCTTGCGCCGTGGCCGGGCTGCCGGTATTTTCCTACGAGCCCACGGTCATCAAGAAGAGCCTGGTGGGCGTTGGCCGGGCCGAGAAATCCCAAGTGGCCTTCATGGTGGCCAGGGTGCTGGCATGCCGGGAAACCTTCGCCGCGGACGCGACCGACGCTTTGGCCGCGGCCGTGTGCCACCTGAACCAGAGGCGGTTGACCCGCCTGTGCGGGGCGCGATGA
- the ruvA gene encoding Holliday junction branch migration protein RuvA, protein MIGYIEGRVVARRERFAIVLTAGGVGYELELPAPAAAALPATGGACSLFVHTVVREDAFELFGFASLEDRETFRLLLGITKLGPRTALAILSCYSADDLARLVATGDMEALTRVPGIGKKSAQRIFIELTYKLEGKAATAASLTAPAGFGPGVAADVVAGLANLGYPEADARRVATAVLEAEPDLDVAGALRQALKRLAAEKS, encoded by the coding sequence ATGATCGGCTACATCGAGGGCCGGGTCGTGGCCCGGCGGGAACGCTTCGCCATCGTGCTTACGGCCGGGGGGGTGGGCTACGAGCTGGAGCTGCCGGCGCCGGCCGCCGCCGCCTTGCCGGCCACGGGCGGGGCTTGCTCCCTTTTCGTCCACACCGTGGTGCGCGAGGACGCCTTCGAGCTCTTCGGCTTCGCCAGCCTGGAGGACCGCGAGACCTTCCGGCTGCTGCTTGGCATCACCAAGCTCGGGCCGCGCACGGCCCTGGCCATCCTCTCGTGCTACTCCGCCGACGACCTGGCCCGGCTGGTGGCCACGGGCGACATGGAGGCGCTGACGCGGGTGCCGGGCATCGGCAAGAAAAGCGCCCAGCGGATTTTCATCGAGCTGACCTACAAGCTCGAAGGCAAGGCGGCCACGGCGGCTTCCTTGACCGCGCCGGCCGGGTTTGGCCCGGGCGTTGCCGCCGACGTGGTGGCGGGGCTGGCCAATCTGGGCTATCCCGAAGCCGACGCCCGGCGCGTGGCCACCGCCGTGCTCGAGGCCGAACCCGACCTCGACGTGGCCGGCGCGTTGCGCCAGGCCCTCAAGCGCCTGGCCGCCGAGAAGTCATGA
- the ruvB gene encoding Holliday junction branch migration DNA helicase RuvB — MNDDCQVSAGPAAGPDDSIRPSRLNDFIGQDDLRANLRVFLRAAQEQGRPLDHSLLYGPPGLGKTTLAQIMASELGVNLVTTTGPVLERCGDLAAIVTNLRRGDILFIDEIHRMPPAVEEILYPAMEDFKLDLIIGQGPGARTVRIDLEPFTLVGATTRLGLLTSPLRDRFGVIFRLEFYSPEELSRIVTRAAGILGIGITPGGALVVGQRSRGTPRIAGRLLRRLRDFAVVAGAATLDEELAREALARLDVDPHGLDQMDRKILEILIGHYEGGPVGVKTLAVALSEEVRTIEEIYEPYLIQCGLIKRTPRGRVATAKAYAHIKKGMLD, encoded by the coding sequence ATGAACGACGATTGCCAAGTATCCGCCGGCCCCGCCGCCGGCCCGGACGACAGCATCCGGCCGTCGAGGCTCAATGATTTCATTGGCCAGGACGACCTGCGGGCCAATTTGCGGGTTTTTTTGCGCGCCGCCCAGGAGCAGGGCCGGCCGTTGGACCATAGCCTGCTCTACGGCCCGCCGGGCCTGGGCAAGACGACCCTGGCCCAGATCATGGCTTCGGAGCTTGGCGTCAATTTGGTGACCACCACCGGCCCGGTGCTCGAACGTTGCGGCGACCTGGCCGCCATCGTCACCAACCTGCGCCGGGGCGACATCCTCTTTATCGATGAGATCCACCGCATGCCGCCGGCCGTGGAGGAGATCCTCTATCCGGCCATGGAGGATTTCAAGCTCGACCTGATCATCGGCCAGGGGCCCGGGGCGCGCACGGTGCGCATCGACCTCGAGCCCTTCACCCTGGTCGGGGCGACCACCCGCCTGGGGCTTTTGACCTCGCCCTTGCGCGACCGCTTCGGCGTGATCTTCCGCCTGGAATTCTACTCGCCCGAGGAGCTTTCGCGCATCGTCACCCGGGCGGCCGGCATCCTCGGCATCGGCATCACGCCCGGCGGGGCGCTGGTGGTGGGGCAGCGCTCCCGAGGCACGCCGCGCATCGCCGGCAGGCTCTTGCGCCGGCTGCGCGATTTCGCCGTGGTGGCCGGCGCGGCCACCCTGGACGAGGAGCTCGCCCGCGAGGCCCTGGCCCGCCTGGACGTGGACCCCCACGGCCTGGACCAGATGGACCGCAAGATCCTGGAAATCCTCATCGGCCACTACGAGGGCGGCCCGGTCGGGGTCAAGACCCTGGCCGTGGCCTTAAGCGAAGAGGTCCGCACCATTGAGGAGATCTACGAGCCCTACCTCATCCAGTGCGGGCTTATAAAACGCACGCCGCGCGGCCGGGTGGCCACGGCCAAGGCCTATGCCCACATCAAGAAAGGAATGCTCGACTGA
- the thyX gene encoding FAD-dependent thymidylate synthase, whose product MPAISQSVTLLARTPDALSLIYAAFRQCYHPGDVADLWPRLLAGEVAPQKQADFVGRILASGHESPIEHVSFSFAVAGVSRALTHQLVRHRLASYSQQSQRYVDAAGFDYVLPPAIAAIPEAKARFEAAMGQAGAAYAELQEILTRHGRGAKANEDARFVLPNACETKIVVTMNCRSLLHFFELRCCLRAQWEIRALALAMLGLCRQALPVIFDRAGARCERLGYCPEEERFSCGRFPRLAEIPRSSV is encoded by the coding sequence ATGCCCGCCATCAGCCAATCGGTGACCCTGCTCGCCCGCACCCCCGACGCCTTGTCGCTGATCTACGCCGCCTTTCGCCAATGCTACCATCCGGGCGATGTGGCCGACCTGTGGCCGCGGCTGCTGGCGGGCGAGGTCGCGCCGCAAAAGCAGGCCGATTTCGTCGGCCGCATCCTGGCCTCGGGCCACGAGTCGCCCATCGAGCACGTGTCGTTTAGCTTCGCCGTGGCCGGCGTGTCCCGGGCCCTGACGCATCAGCTCGTGCGCCACCGCCTGGCCAGCTACTCCCAGCAGTCCCAGCGCTACGTGGACGCGGCCGGCTTCGACTACGTCCTGCCGCCGGCCATCGCCGCCATCCCCGAGGCCAAGGCGCGCTTCGAGGCGGCCATGGGGCAAGCCGGCGCGGCCTACGCCGAGCTCCAGGAGATCCTCACCCGCCACGGCCGGGGGGCCAAGGCCAACGAAGACGCCCGGTTCGTGCTGCCAAACGCCTGCGAGACGAAGATCGTGGTCACCATGAACTGTCGGTCGCTGCTGCATTTTTTCGAGTTGCGCTGCTGTCTGCGGGCCCAGTGGGAGATCCGGGCCCTGGCCCTGGCCATGCTGGGGTTGTGCCGGCAGGCTTTGCCGGTCATCTTCGACCGGGCCGGGGCGCGCTGCGAGCGGCTGGGCTACTGCCCGGAGGAGGAGCGGTTCAGTTGCGGCCGCTTCCCGCGCCTGGCGGAAATTCCGCGTAGTTCCGTGTAA
- a CDS encoding chromosomal replication initiator protein DnaA: METIWPKTKQLLQTTLSPGLYNLWIKPLAARARDGVLELAAPNAFVASWVRERLADAVADAAAVVMGARPRVEVVEARPAAPAVAAPTTAAPRAPRVPKSLTLPMAPKAPDTDAGRFRFSYDEFVVGPSNELAYVASRGICDMSLSADQLFISSAPGLGKTHLIQAMGRQLCQAGLEAGRNLRVAYLSAEEFANRLVLALKTKQVERFKAAFRENVDVLLLEDVHFFRDKPRIQDELLNTLKALNSRGCRLVFTSSFLPKDLTGLDGQLFSRISSGFLAVIDKPDLATRKRILESKAAIHQVLLPDAVSTLLADKLHADVRQLESCLQNLVLKARLLNCRISVDLAWDVLRHYDVSARPLSLDDIVSYVCDVYRLSPDQLVSKSRKRQYVLARNTAFLLARQHTDLSLVDIGNRFNRRHSTVVKGITALEKHLSLKTPLGRELERTIESVHA, translated from the coding sequence ATGGAAACGATCTGGCCCAAAACCAAGCAGCTCCTGCAAACGACCCTCAGCCCCGGACTGTACAACCTCTGGATCAAGCCGCTCGCGGCCCGGGCTCGCGACGGCGTCTTGGAACTGGCCGCACCCAACGCCTTCGTGGCCTCCTGGGTGCGGGAGCGGCTGGCCGATGCCGTGGCCGACGCCGCCGCCGTGGTCATGGGCGCCCGGCCCCGTGTGGAGGTGGTCGAAGCGCGCCCCGCCGCCCCTGCCGTCGCCGCCCCGACAACCGCCGCGCCGCGCGCGCCCCGCGTCCCCAAGTCCCTGACCCTGCCCATGGCCCCGAAAGCCCCGGACACCGATGCCGGGCGCTTTCGCTTCAGCTACGACGAATTCGTGGTCGGCCCGAGCAACGAACTGGCCTATGTGGCCAGCCGGGGCATCTGCGACATGTCCCTGTCGGCCGACCAGCTGTTCATCAGTTCCGCCCCGGGCCTGGGCAAGACCCATCTCATCCAGGCCATGGGCCGCCAGCTGTGCCAGGCAGGGCTGGAGGCCGGCCGCAATCTGCGCGTGGCCTACCTGTCGGCCGAGGAATTCGCCAACCGCCTGGTCCTGGCGCTTAAAACCAAGCAGGTGGAGCGGTTCAAGGCCGCCTTCCGCGAGAACGTCGACGTGCTGCTGCTCGAGGACGTGCACTTTTTCCGCGACAAGCCGCGCATCCAGGACGAGCTGCTCAATACCCTCAAGGCCCTCAATTCCCGGGGCTGCCGCCTGGTTTTCACCAGCTCCTTCCTGCCCAAGGACTTGACCGGCCTCGACGGGCAGCTGTTTTCCCGCATTTCCTCCGGGTTTCTGGCCGTCATCGACAAGCCCGACCTGGCCACGCGAAAGCGCATCCTCGAAAGCAAGGCCGCCATCCACCAGGTGCTTCTGCCCGACGCCGTCTCGACGCTTCTGGCCGACAAGCTCCACGCCGACGTGCGCCAGCTCGAAAGCTGCCTGCAAAACCTGGTGCTCAAGGCCAGGCTCCTCAATTGCCGCATTTCCGTGGACCTGGCCTGGGACGTGCTGCGCCATTACGACGTGTCCGCCCGGCCGCTGTCCCTCGATGACATCGTGTCCTACGTCTGCGACGTCTACCGCCTCTCCCCGGACCAGCTCGTGTCCAAGTCGCGCAAACGCCAGTACGTGCTGGCCCGCAACACCGCCTTTCTGCTGGCCCGGCAGCACACCGACCTGTCCCTGGTGGACATCGGCAACCGCTTCAACCGTCGCCACTCCACGGTGGTCAAGGGCATCACCGCCCTGGAGAAGCACCTGTCGCTCAAGACCCCCCTCGGCCGGGAGCTGGAACGGACCATCGAGAGCGTCCATGCCTGA
- a CDS encoding PAS domain-containing sensor histidine kinase, with protein MLDSDKTKEQLLAELAAARRRIARLEARDASPDSDCTPTNVTADFYLSILNDAPALIWRAGPDAKCDWFNATWLAFTGRAMYQEIGDGWALGVHPDDFDRCLDTYLRAFAAREFFEMEYRLRHRGGEYRWILDIGCPFLEPGGAFGGYIGYCYDITQRKTDERFRLDVERIIRHDIKTPLHSLKTLTQVLFADVTDEELTPLLPTLYRAINNVINLVDSTDKIMQLERGQYAPPATRLDLAGVVRGAVETLAPLAAASGVALRPDFPDAAAPCTVTGDAVLLETLFANCLKNAIEASPPGADVGLACRRDGDTARVAIHNRGLVPEAIRATFFDKYVTMGKSHGTGLGTYSARLIARAHGGDITFTTSAEAGTTVTVRLPRAVTAAPGP; from the coding sequence ATGCTCGATTCGGACAAGACCAAAGAGCAGCTCCTCGCCGAGCTCGCCGCCGCGCGCCGGCGCATCGCCCGGCTCGAAGCCCGCGACGCCTCGCCGGACAGCGACTGCACGCCGACCAACGTCACGGCGGACTTCTACCTGAGCATCCTCAACGACGCCCCGGCGCTCATCTGGCGGGCCGGCCCGGACGCCAAGTGCGACTGGTTCAACGCCACCTGGCTGGCCTTCACCGGCCGGGCCATGTACCAGGAAATCGGCGACGGCTGGGCACTGGGCGTGCACCCCGACGACTTCGACCGTTGCCTGGACACCTACCTGCGCGCCTTCGCCGCCCGGGAATTTTTCGAGATGGAATACCGGCTGCGCCACCGCGGCGGCGAATACCGCTGGATCCTCGACATCGGCTGCCCGTTCCTGGAACCCGGCGGCGCCTTCGGCGGCTACATCGGCTACTGCTACGACATCACCCAGCGCAAGACGGACGAGCGCTTCCGCCTGGACGTGGAACGCATCATCCGCCACGACATCAAGACGCCGCTGCATTCCCTCAAGACCCTGACCCAGGTCCTGTTCGCCGACGTGACCGACGAGGAACTCACACCCCTTTTGCCCACGCTCTACCGGGCCATCAACAACGTCATCAACCTCGTGGATTCCACGGACAAGATCATGCAACTCGAGCGCGGCCAGTACGCCCCGCCGGCCACGCGCCTGGACCTGGCGGGCGTGGTGCGCGGCGCCGTGGAGACGCTGGCCCCCCTGGCCGCGGCCTCGGGGGTGGCCCTGCGCCCGGATTTCCCCGACGCGGCCGCGCCGTGCACCGTGACCGGCGACGCGGTGCTCCTGGAGACGCTGTTCGCCAACTGCCTCAAAAACGCCATCGAGGCCTCGCCGCCCGGGGCGGACGTGGGGCTCGCCTGCCGCCGCGACGGGGACACGGCCCGCGTCGCCATACACAACCGGGGCCTGGTCCCCGAGGCCATCCGGGCCACGTTCTTCGACAAGTACGTGACCATGGGCAAATCCCACGGCACCGGGCTCGGCACCTACAGCGCCCGGCTGATCGCCCGAGCCCACGGCGGGGACATCACCTTCACGACCTCGGCCGAGGCCGGCACGACCGTGACCGTGCGCCTGCCCCGGGCCGTGACCGCCGCGCCCGGGCCGTGA
- a CDS encoding UPF0280 family protein encodes MSAVFTDPVRAYRQGLLGRPGETAFQVVVAQTDLFVLAERDLSREIADFVSALRAQLSTFILLRPDFRESLVPVDIGPDAPAIARDMAEAAARFGVGPFAAVAGAFSQAVADRFAARSPNLVVENGGDIFLRSTTPRTVALLARPVEGTRLALQFPVSKLPAAVCASSATVGHSLSLGQADMVTVVADRGAVADAAATALGNRLASRADIEAVLAAAEGLRGRGVRGAFVQVGEMVGVVGDVELVAIAP; translated from the coding sequence ATGTCCGCCGTCTTCACCGATCCCGTGCGCGCCTATCGCCAGGGGCTGCTTGGCCGGCCCGGCGAGACGGCCTTCCAGGTGGTGGTGGCCCAGACCGACCTGTTCGTCCTGGCCGAGCGCGACCTGTCCCGGGAGATCGCGGATTTCGTCTCCGCCCTGCGGGCGCAGCTTTCCACCTTCATCCTGCTGCGCCCGGATTTTCGCGAATCCCTGGTTCCGGTGGACATCGGCCCGGACGCGCCGGCCATCGCCCGGGACATGGCCGAGGCCGCGGCGCGCTTCGGCGTGGGCCCCTTCGCCGCCGTGGCCGGGGCCTTTTCCCAGGCCGTGGCCGACCGTTTCGCCGCCCGCTCGCCCAACCTGGTGGTGGAAAACGGCGGCGACATCTTCCTGCGCTCGACCACGCCGCGCACCGTGGCCCTGCTGGCCCGGCCCGTGGAGGGCACGCGCCTGGCCCTGCAATTTCCCGTCTCGAAACTGCCGGCGGCGGTGTGCGCCTCCTCGGCCACGGTGGGCCATTCCTTAAGCCTCGGCCAGGCCGACATGGTGACGGTGGTGGCCGACCGGGGGGCGGTGGCCGACGCGGCGGCCACGGCCCTGGGCAACAGGCTGGCCAGCCGCGCCGATATCGAGGCCGTGCTGGCGGCGGCCGAGGGCCTGCGGGGGCGCGGCGTGCGCGGCGCCTTCGTCCAGGTCGGCGAGATGGTCGGCGTGGTCGGGGATGTGGAACTCGTGGCCATCGCGCCCTGA